In Felis catus isolate Fca126 chromosome A3, F.catus_Fca126_mat1.0, whole genome shotgun sequence, a single genomic region encodes these proteins:
- the CLHC1 gene encoding clathrin heavy chain linker domain-containing protein 1 isoform X1 has protein sequence MSVQEINKHAVLPPIISRSDKEFLESMQRYIITETERVGCNEEGPADEYYIIYRNVFDKVIEYVTAYKSILTSIKKEYDDFIETIKESQKTAFCLHGKLKALAAEPIALVYHRKRTIQLEAKMRVIENNSSQIQLQIDQMKQLRAEYDAKEAKYHTFSKDPSKPIPGMTLQESVSLDALTKYLKHLEDKYAEIKQVMLKKYVPVQRKADLDEEMMVTLKRRDLAENLNKELQFRHQRLQIISNALTSWVKSDMSSSFQDFVEQIQKTKDLHGDQGIIEELLEDDPGKAKEAEILLSYIERFNELMLLGEYEKAACFAAHSPRRILQNIGTVNKFKAVGKIRGKPFPLLLFFEAIFSTSHACRRPIDAELTLEGIQCGLSEKRLDLVINWVTQERLTFSEEAGDVIYDYGEQDTYNKAKCLALAQMIYTECGLHKKALLCLCKQGQIHGAMEYIQQFKDFTSDDLMDLIKLCPHTELIQCLTREWNGKPPSLSFGLAILHLFSVDMKKVGIKLLQDISKGGKGIVEHLMINDPFCSLENWQEVANICLQNGFDKLSRDIMSILRSQAGVTEISQEDDTVNLMEHVFW, from the exons GTAATAGAGTATGTCACTGCATACAAATCCATTCTTACTTCAATCAAAAAAGAATATGATGACTTTATTGAGACAATAAAGGAAAGCCAAAAGACTGCATTTTGTCTTCATGGAAAACTTAAAGCTTTGGCAGCAGAGCCCATAGCATTGGTATATCACAGGAAAAGAACAATCCAACTTGAAGCAAA aatgaGGGTTATTGAAAATAATTCCTCACAAATTCAATTGCAAATAGACCAAATGAAGCAACTTAGGGCAGAGTATGAtgcaaaagaagcaaaatatcATACTTTCTCCAAAGATCCTTCAAAACCTATTCCAG GCATGACTCTCCAAGAATCCGTCAGTTTAGATGCTCTCACTAAATACTTGAAACATCTTGAAGATAAATATGCCGAAATTAAACAGGTtatgttgaaaaaatatgtaCCAGTTCAGAGGAAGGCAGATTTAGATGAGGAAATGATGGTGACATTAAAACGGAGAGATTTAGctgaaaatttaaacaaagaattaCAGTTTCG tcatCAAAGACTGCAGATTATTTCAAATGCACTTACTTCATGGGTAAAATCTGATATGAGCAGCTCATTTCAAGATTTCGTGGAGCAAATTCAGAAAACTAAAGATTTACATG GTGACCAAGGTATTATTGAGGAACTGCTTGAAGATGATCCAGGCAAGGCAAAAGAAGCTGAAATTTTGCTTTCCTACATTGAAag GTTCAATGAATTAATGTTGCTTGGTGAATATGAAAAGGCAGCTTGTTTTGCAGCACACAGTCCTAGAAGAATTCTTCAAAACATTGGGACAGTGAATAAATTTAAGG cTGTTGGAAAAATTAGAGGAAAGCCTTTTCCATTACTCTTATTTTTTGAGGCCATCTTTAGCACAAGTCATGCATGCAGACGTCCTATTGATGCAGAGCTGACCCTGGAAGGAATCCAATGTGGATTATCTGAAAAACGTTTAGATTTAGTTATCAATTGGGTCACTCAGGAAAG GCTCACATTTTCTGAGGAGGCTGGGGATGTCATTTATGATTATGGGGAGCAGGATACTTATAACAAGGCCAAGTGCCTGGCTTTAGCTCAGATGATCTACACTGAATGTGGCCTGCACAAGAAAGCTCTTCTTTGCCTATGTAAACAGGGTCAGATTCATGGGGCCATGGAATACATACAACAGTTCAAGGACTTTACTTCCG ATGACCTGATGGACCTAATCAAGTTATGTCCTCACACTGAATTAATTCAGTGTCTCACTAGAGAATGGAACGGAAAACCACCATCTTTATCTTTTGGTCTTGCTATACTTCATCTGTTCTCTGTAGATATGAAAAAAGTTGGCATTAAGCTACTTCAAGACATAAGTAAAGGTGGGAAAG gtaTAGTCGAACATCTTATGATAAATGATCCATTTTGCTCATTAGAAAACTGGCAAGAAGTAGCAAATATATGTTTACAGAATGGCTTTGACAAATTATCTCGTGACATCATGTCCATTCTTCGGTCTCAGGCTGGAGTTACAGAAATTTCTCAAGAAGATGATACAGTCAACTTAATGGAACATGTTTTTTGGTAG
- the CLHC1 gene encoding clathrin heavy chain linker domain-containing protein 1 isoform X6, with translation MRVIENNSSQIQLQIDQMKQLRAEYDAKEAKYHTFSKDPSKPIPGMTLQESVSLDALTKYLKHLEDKYAEIKQVMLKKYVPVQRKADLDEEMMVTLKRRDLAENLNKELQFRHQRLQIISNALTSWVKSDMSSSFQDFVEQIQKTKDLHGDQGIIEELLEDDPGKAKEAEILLSYIERFNELMLLGEYEKAACFAAHSPRRILQNIGTVNKFKAVGKIRGKPFPLLLFFEAIFSTSHACRRPIDAELTLEGIQCGLSEKRLDLVINWVTQERLTFSEEAGDVIYDYGEQDTYNKAKCLALAQMIYTECGLHKKALLCLCKQGQIHGAMEYIQQFKDFTSDDLMDLIKLCPHTELIQCLTREWNGKPPSLSFGLAILHLFSVDMKKVGIKLLQDISKGGKGIVEHLMINDPFCSLENWQEVANICLQNGFDKLSRDIMSILRSQAGVTEISQEDDTVNLMEHVFW, from the exons atgaGGGTTATTGAAAATAATTCCTCACAAATTCAATTGCAAATAGACCAAATGAAGCAACTTAGGGCAGAGTATGAtgcaaaagaagcaaaatatcATACTTTCTCCAAAGATCCTTCAAAACCTATTCCAG GCATGACTCTCCAAGAATCCGTCAGTTTAGATGCTCTCACTAAATACTTGAAACATCTTGAAGATAAATATGCCGAAATTAAACAGGTtatgttgaaaaaatatgtaCCAGTTCAGAGGAAGGCAGATTTAGATGAGGAAATGATGGTGACATTAAAACGGAGAGATTTAGctgaaaatttaaacaaagaattaCAGTTTCG tcatCAAAGACTGCAGATTATTTCAAATGCACTTACTTCATGGGTAAAATCTGATATGAGCAGCTCATTTCAAGATTTCGTGGAGCAAATTCAGAAAACTAAAGATTTACATG GTGACCAAGGTATTATTGAGGAACTGCTTGAAGATGATCCAGGCAAGGCAAAAGAAGCTGAAATTTTGCTTTCCTACATTGAAag GTTCAATGAATTAATGTTGCTTGGTGAATATGAAAAGGCAGCTTGTTTTGCAGCACACAGTCCTAGAAGAATTCTTCAAAACATTGGGACAGTGAATAAATTTAAGG cTGTTGGAAAAATTAGAGGAAAGCCTTTTCCATTACTCTTATTTTTTGAGGCCATCTTTAGCACAAGTCATGCATGCAGACGTCCTATTGATGCAGAGCTGACCCTGGAAGGAATCCAATGTGGATTATCTGAAAAACGTTTAGATTTAGTTATCAATTGGGTCACTCAGGAAAG GCTCACATTTTCTGAGGAGGCTGGGGATGTCATTTATGATTATGGGGAGCAGGATACTTATAACAAGGCCAAGTGCCTGGCTTTAGCTCAGATGATCTACACTGAATGTGGCCTGCACAAGAAAGCTCTTCTTTGCCTATGTAAACAGGGTCAGATTCATGGGGCCATGGAATACATACAACAGTTCAAGGACTTTACTTCCG ATGACCTGATGGACCTAATCAAGTTATGTCCTCACACTGAATTAATTCAGTGTCTCACTAGAGAATGGAACGGAAAACCACCATCTTTATCTTTTGGTCTTGCTATACTTCATCTGTTCTCTGTAGATATGAAAAAAGTTGGCATTAAGCTACTTCAAGACATAAGTAAAGGTGGGAAAG gtaTAGTCGAACATCTTATGATAAATGATCCATTTTGCTCATTAGAAAACTGGCAAGAAGTAGCAAATATATGTTTACAGAATGGCTTTGACAAATTATCTCGTGACATCATGTCCATTCTTCGGTCTCAGGCTGGAGTTACAGAAATTTCTCAAGAAGATGATACAGTCAACTTAATGGAACATGTTTTTTGGTAG
- the CLHC1 gene encoding clathrin heavy chain linker domain-containing protein 1 isoform X4, whose translation MRKDLLMNITSYTEMFLIRMRVIENNSSQIQLQIDQMKQLRAEYDAKEAKYHTFSKDPSKPIPGMTLQESVSLDALTKYLKHLEDKYAEIKQVMLKKYVPVQRKADLDEEMMVTLKRRDLAENLNKELQFRHQRLQIISNALTSWVKSDMSSSFQDFVEQIQKTKDLHGDQGIIEELLEDDPGKAKEAEILLSYIERFNELMLLGEYEKAACFAAHSPRRILQNIGTVNKFKAVGKIRGKPFPLLLFFEAIFSTSHACRRPIDAELTLEGIQCGLSEKRLDLVINWVTQERLTFSEEAGDVIYDYGEQDTYNKAKCLALAQMIYTECGLHKKALLCLCKQGQIHGAMEYIQQFKDFTSDDLMDLIKLCPHTELIQCLTREWNGKPPSLSFGLAILHLFSVDMKKVGIKLLQDISKGGKGIVEHLMINDPFCSLENWQEVANICLQNGFDKLSRDIMSILRSQAGVTEISQEDDTVNLMEHVFW comes from the exons aatgaGGGTTATTGAAAATAATTCCTCACAAATTCAATTGCAAATAGACCAAATGAAGCAACTTAGGGCAGAGTATGAtgcaaaagaagcaaaatatcATACTTTCTCCAAAGATCCTTCAAAACCTATTCCAG GCATGACTCTCCAAGAATCCGTCAGTTTAGATGCTCTCACTAAATACTTGAAACATCTTGAAGATAAATATGCCGAAATTAAACAGGTtatgttgaaaaaatatgtaCCAGTTCAGAGGAAGGCAGATTTAGATGAGGAAATGATGGTGACATTAAAACGGAGAGATTTAGctgaaaatttaaacaaagaattaCAGTTTCG tcatCAAAGACTGCAGATTATTTCAAATGCACTTACTTCATGGGTAAAATCTGATATGAGCAGCTCATTTCAAGATTTCGTGGAGCAAATTCAGAAAACTAAAGATTTACATG GTGACCAAGGTATTATTGAGGAACTGCTTGAAGATGATCCAGGCAAGGCAAAAGAAGCTGAAATTTTGCTTTCCTACATTGAAag GTTCAATGAATTAATGTTGCTTGGTGAATATGAAAAGGCAGCTTGTTTTGCAGCACACAGTCCTAGAAGAATTCTTCAAAACATTGGGACAGTGAATAAATTTAAGG cTGTTGGAAAAATTAGAGGAAAGCCTTTTCCATTACTCTTATTTTTTGAGGCCATCTTTAGCACAAGTCATGCATGCAGACGTCCTATTGATGCAGAGCTGACCCTGGAAGGAATCCAATGTGGATTATCTGAAAAACGTTTAGATTTAGTTATCAATTGGGTCACTCAGGAAAG GCTCACATTTTCTGAGGAGGCTGGGGATGTCATTTATGATTATGGGGAGCAGGATACTTATAACAAGGCCAAGTGCCTGGCTTTAGCTCAGATGATCTACACTGAATGTGGCCTGCACAAGAAAGCTCTTCTTTGCCTATGTAAACAGGGTCAGATTCATGGGGCCATGGAATACATACAACAGTTCAAGGACTTTACTTCCG ATGACCTGATGGACCTAATCAAGTTATGTCCTCACACTGAATTAATTCAGTGTCTCACTAGAGAATGGAACGGAAAACCACCATCTTTATCTTTTGGTCTTGCTATACTTCATCTGTTCTCTGTAGATATGAAAAAAGTTGGCATTAAGCTACTTCAAGACATAAGTAAAGGTGGGAAAG gtaTAGTCGAACATCTTATGATAAATGATCCATTTTGCTCATTAGAAAACTGGCAAGAAGTAGCAAATATATGTTTACAGAATGGCTTTGACAAATTATCTCGTGACATCATGTCCATTCTTCGGTCTCAGGCTGGAGTTACAGAAATTTCTCAAGAAGATGATACAGTCAACTTAATGGAACATGTTTTTTGGTAG
- the CLHC1 gene encoding clathrin heavy chain linker domain-containing protein 1 isoform X5 — translation MKDADNCSRMRVIENNSSQIQLQIDQMKQLRAEYDAKEAKYHTFSKDPSKPIPGMTLQESVSLDALTKYLKHLEDKYAEIKQVMLKKYVPVQRKADLDEEMMVTLKRRDLAENLNKELQFRHQRLQIISNALTSWVKSDMSSSFQDFVEQIQKTKDLHGDQGIIEELLEDDPGKAKEAEILLSYIERFNELMLLGEYEKAACFAAHSPRRILQNIGTVNKFKAVGKIRGKPFPLLLFFEAIFSTSHACRRPIDAELTLEGIQCGLSEKRLDLVINWVTQERLTFSEEAGDVIYDYGEQDTYNKAKCLALAQMIYTECGLHKKALLCLCKQGQIHGAMEYIQQFKDFTSDDLMDLIKLCPHTELIQCLTREWNGKPPSLSFGLAILHLFSVDMKKVGIKLLQDISKGGKGIVEHLMINDPFCSLENWQEVANICLQNGFDKLSRDIMSILRSQAGVTEISQEDDTVNLMEHVFW, via the exons ATGAAGGATGCGGATAATTGCTCCAG aatgaGGGTTATTGAAAATAATTCCTCACAAATTCAATTGCAAATAGACCAAATGAAGCAACTTAGGGCAGAGTATGAtgcaaaagaagcaaaatatcATACTTTCTCCAAAGATCCTTCAAAACCTATTCCAG GCATGACTCTCCAAGAATCCGTCAGTTTAGATGCTCTCACTAAATACTTGAAACATCTTGAAGATAAATATGCCGAAATTAAACAGGTtatgttgaaaaaatatgtaCCAGTTCAGAGGAAGGCAGATTTAGATGAGGAAATGATGGTGACATTAAAACGGAGAGATTTAGctgaaaatttaaacaaagaattaCAGTTTCG tcatCAAAGACTGCAGATTATTTCAAATGCACTTACTTCATGGGTAAAATCTGATATGAGCAGCTCATTTCAAGATTTCGTGGAGCAAATTCAGAAAACTAAAGATTTACATG GTGACCAAGGTATTATTGAGGAACTGCTTGAAGATGATCCAGGCAAGGCAAAAGAAGCTGAAATTTTGCTTTCCTACATTGAAag GTTCAATGAATTAATGTTGCTTGGTGAATATGAAAAGGCAGCTTGTTTTGCAGCACACAGTCCTAGAAGAATTCTTCAAAACATTGGGACAGTGAATAAATTTAAGG cTGTTGGAAAAATTAGAGGAAAGCCTTTTCCATTACTCTTATTTTTTGAGGCCATCTTTAGCACAAGTCATGCATGCAGACGTCCTATTGATGCAGAGCTGACCCTGGAAGGAATCCAATGTGGATTATCTGAAAAACGTTTAGATTTAGTTATCAATTGGGTCACTCAGGAAAG GCTCACATTTTCTGAGGAGGCTGGGGATGTCATTTATGATTATGGGGAGCAGGATACTTATAACAAGGCCAAGTGCCTGGCTTTAGCTCAGATGATCTACACTGAATGTGGCCTGCACAAGAAAGCTCTTCTTTGCCTATGTAAACAGGGTCAGATTCATGGGGCCATGGAATACATACAACAGTTCAAGGACTTTACTTCCG ATGACCTGATGGACCTAATCAAGTTATGTCCTCACACTGAATTAATTCAGTGTCTCACTAGAGAATGGAACGGAAAACCACCATCTTTATCTTTTGGTCTTGCTATACTTCATCTGTTCTCTGTAGATATGAAAAAAGTTGGCATTAAGCTACTTCAAGACATAAGTAAAGGTGGGAAAG gtaTAGTCGAACATCTTATGATAAATGATCCATTTTGCTCATTAGAAAACTGGCAAGAAGTAGCAAATATATGTTTACAGAATGGCTTTGACAAATTATCTCGTGACATCATGTCCATTCTTCGGTCTCAGGCTGGAGTTACAGAAATTTCTCAAGAAGATGATACAGTCAACTTAATGGAACATGTTTTTTGGTAG
- the CLHC1 gene encoding clathrin heavy chain linker domain-containing protein 1 isoform X2 produces the protein MEATCSGKWLAFVSLEARTYSLCSSVGAEVEWLPFLFSLRSLYLVIEYVTAYKSILTSIKKEYDDFIETIKESQKTAFCLHGKLKALAAEPIALVYHRKRTIQLEAKMRVIENNSSQIQLQIDQMKQLRAEYDAKEAKYHTFSKDPSKPIPGMTLQESVSLDALTKYLKHLEDKYAEIKQVMLKKYVPVQRKADLDEEMMVTLKRRDLAENLNKELQFRHQRLQIISNALTSWVKSDMSSSFQDFVEQIQKTKDLHGDQGIIEELLEDDPGKAKEAEILLSYIERFNELMLLGEYEKAACFAAHSPRRILQNIGTVNKFKAVGKIRGKPFPLLLFFEAIFSTSHACRRPIDAELTLEGIQCGLSEKRLDLVINWVTQERLTFSEEAGDVIYDYGEQDTYNKAKCLALAQMIYTECGLHKKALLCLCKQGQIHGAMEYIQQFKDFTSDDLMDLIKLCPHTELIQCLTREWNGKPPSLSFGLAILHLFSVDMKKVGIKLLQDISKGGKGIVEHLMINDPFCSLENWQEVANICLQNGFDKLSRDIMSILRSQAGVTEISQEDDTVNLMEHVFW, from the exons ATGGAGGCAACTTGCTCTGGAAAGTGGCTAGCTTTTGTGTCTCTGGAAGCACGTACATATAGTCTGTGTTCATCAGTAGGGGCTGAGGTGGAATGGCTGCCATTCCTCTTCTCCCTCAGATCTCTGTACTTG GTAATAGAGTATGTCACTGCATACAAATCCATTCTTACTTCAATCAAAAAAGAATATGATGACTTTATTGAGACAATAAAGGAAAGCCAAAAGACTGCATTTTGTCTTCATGGAAAACTTAAAGCTTTGGCAGCAGAGCCCATAGCATTGGTATATCACAGGAAAAGAACAATCCAACTTGAAGCAAA aatgaGGGTTATTGAAAATAATTCCTCACAAATTCAATTGCAAATAGACCAAATGAAGCAACTTAGGGCAGAGTATGAtgcaaaagaagcaaaatatcATACTTTCTCCAAAGATCCTTCAAAACCTATTCCAG GCATGACTCTCCAAGAATCCGTCAGTTTAGATGCTCTCACTAAATACTTGAAACATCTTGAAGATAAATATGCCGAAATTAAACAGGTtatgttgaaaaaatatgtaCCAGTTCAGAGGAAGGCAGATTTAGATGAGGAAATGATGGTGACATTAAAACGGAGAGATTTAGctgaaaatttaaacaaagaattaCAGTTTCG tcatCAAAGACTGCAGATTATTTCAAATGCACTTACTTCATGGGTAAAATCTGATATGAGCAGCTCATTTCAAGATTTCGTGGAGCAAATTCAGAAAACTAAAGATTTACATG GTGACCAAGGTATTATTGAGGAACTGCTTGAAGATGATCCAGGCAAGGCAAAAGAAGCTGAAATTTTGCTTTCCTACATTGAAag GTTCAATGAATTAATGTTGCTTGGTGAATATGAAAAGGCAGCTTGTTTTGCAGCACACAGTCCTAGAAGAATTCTTCAAAACATTGGGACAGTGAATAAATTTAAGG cTGTTGGAAAAATTAGAGGAAAGCCTTTTCCATTACTCTTATTTTTTGAGGCCATCTTTAGCACAAGTCATGCATGCAGACGTCCTATTGATGCAGAGCTGACCCTGGAAGGAATCCAATGTGGATTATCTGAAAAACGTTTAGATTTAGTTATCAATTGGGTCACTCAGGAAAG GCTCACATTTTCTGAGGAGGCTGGGGATGTCATTTATGATTATGGGGAGCAGGATACTTATAACAAGGCCAAGTGCCTGGCTTTAGCTCAGATGATCTACACTGAATGTGGCCTGCACAAGAAAGCTCTTCTTTGCCTATGTAAACAGGGTCAGATTCATGGGGCCATGGAATACATACAACAGTTCAAGGACTTTACTTCCG ATGACCTGATGGACCTAATCAAGTTATGTCCTCACACTGAATTAATTCAGTGTCTCACTAGAGAATGGAACGGAAAACCACCATCTTTATCTTTTGGTCTTGCTATACTTCATCTGTTCTCTGTAGATATGAAAAAAGTTGGCATTAAGCTACTTCAAGACATAAGTAAAGGTGGGAAAG gtaTAGTCGAACATCTTATGATAAATGATCCATTTTGCTCATTAGAAAACTGGCAAGAAGTAGCAAATATATGTTTACAGAATGGCTTTGACAAATTATCTCGTGACATCATGTCCATTCTTCGGTCTCAGGCTGGAGTTACAGAAATTTCTCAAGAAGATGATACAGTCAACTTAATGGAACATGTTTTTTGGTAG